Genomic segment of Prochlorothrix hollandica PCC 9006 = CALU 1027:
GATAACGGGGAGCCAGGGTCAGATCCAGTCCCCCGCCATAGACCAGCAGCAGAAAGAGGCTAGCACTGGCCAGGATTTGGCTGATCAACAGGGATGGAACGGTGAAGGCTGGAACGGTGAAGGCTGGCAGGGATCCCGGCACCAATCCCTGAGGGTTTAAAAACCTAGGCGCTACAAACTTAGGATCCAGAGGTCCAGAGTTCAGAGATCCAGAGTCCAGGGGTCCAGAGTCCAGGGGTCCAGCATCCAGAGATCCAGCATCCAGAGGTCCAGAGTCCAGAGATCCAGCATCCAGAGATCCAGAGTCGAGAGATCCAGCATCCAGAGATCCAGAGTCCAGAGATCCAGAGTCCAGAGATCCAGAGTCCAGAGGTCCAGCATCCAGAGACTCTGGAGCAGCGGATCTGATCGCCGGGGATTGCGGAAGGGTAGCAACCTGAGACCCTCGATCGGGGTGTGACCGGGCAAACCCCAGGGTGAAGGCTAGATAGGTGATGCCCAGCAGCATCAGGGCGATCGCCCCCCCTTGCCAGCCCCAGGGCAGATCCGCTTCCAGGGGTGCCCCCATGACCATGGTGATCAACCAGGCCAATAAGCGCCCCACCGGTTCCAGGACCCACAGCACCTGTTGCCCCAACCCCGATGCCTCTGTCCAGGACGATCGCGCCAGCCATTGGGTTAAACCACTATCGCTAGGGGTGGAGGGCAAACGGGTCGCCAGACCTTGCCACAGCTTGAGTCCAATACTGGCAGTGATTCCCGTGGCTGCTGCCACCCCATAGAGCCGTTGCCACGATCGCGATCGTGCCTGGGACCGGGACATCCACCACACTCGCCCCAAGGCCACTGCCGCCGCCGCCAAGGCCAAACCATAGAAAAAATGGGTGGCCAACCCCAAGCCGTTCAGAACAATCCAGGCCAAGATCTGGGACAGGGACAGGGGAACGTGGGTTTGAATCGATCGGACCCCCCGCCCAACAAACCACAGCAGCAGCAAAATCCAGATCACACTCAAGGTGTAGTGGCGGGCTTCTTGGGCCAAATAGACCCCAAAGGGAGAGACGGCCATCAAGGCCGCGCTGAGGTGGGCTAGGGTTAAACGATGGGGGGAAGAACGACCCAGGCTGTGGGCCACCCCAAAGCTGAGGGGAATGGCCACCACCCCCAACAGGGCACTGAGGGCACGGCCCCCCACCAGGGAAACCCAGCCGTCCGAGGCGGGCCAGAGATGGAGCCACTGCTGGGTTAGTAAAAAGTAAAGGGGCGGATGGTTGCTTTCCGCCAGCAAGCGAGCCACCACGGATCCCGGTGTCCACAGACCGGGATAGCGCAGCGGCTGCAAGAGGGTATCCAGATCCATCAGGGTATCGACGGGAATCCCTTGATAGCCCTGACCCAGGCTAAACAACAGGGTGCTCCACTCATCAGCCCAGGGAGGTTTCAGTCCCAGGTTCCAAAACCGCAGCACCGCCCCCAACAGTGTCCACAACAACAGTGTCCACAACCCCAGACCCCCTAGCAGCCGCCTCCGGTGAACCGGAGATCCCTGGGGCGGTGGGACAGACCCCTCTGGGGTATGGGTCCAAGGGAGGGGTGCCATGGGTCTAAATCACTGCATAACTGCCAAACACCTTGAGCACCTTGGTGGCCTCCCCCAGGGCTTGGACCGCCGTTTGCACCGGGGCTTGATCCAGATCCCCCTCCAGATCTAAAAAGAAATGGTAATCCCCTAAGGACCGCTTGGTGGGACGGGACTCAATGCGGCTGAGGTTGATGTGGCGATCGGCCAAAATTTGCAGGGGCCACAGCAACGCGCCGGGGGCATTGGAGTGGAGACTAAAGGCGAGGGAGGTGTGGGTGCCCTGGGTGGAGGGATCCAGGCTGACAACCCAAAAGCGGGTGCAATTATCTGGATAATCATTAATGGGATAGGCCAGCACCGGCAGGTGATAGAGATCGGCAGCGCGATGGGAGGCAATGACTCCCCGCTGGGGATGCTGGGCCAGGGAACTGAGGGCGGCGGTGGTGGAGTCCAAGGCCAAACAGTTGGCCTGGGGCACATGGGTTTCGGTCCAAACTTGGCACTGGGCCAGGGCTTGGGGATGGGAACAAATTTCGGTTACCTGATCCAAGGTGGGGGCGTAGCTGATCAGGGCATGGGCAATGGGCAAAATCAGGGTGCGTTGAATTTGCAACTGGTCTAACTGCCAGAGCATGTCTAAGGTCACCGTCACACTACCCTCAATGGAATTTTCCACCGGCACCACGGCAAAATCAGCCCCATGGTCGGCCACCCCCTGGAGGGTGCGGGCAATGCTGGTGTGGGGCTGGAGGACACAGGACTGGGAAAATTGTTGGCTGAGCCACTCGGCACAACGGGTTGCTGCCCATTCAGTGTAGGTGCCAGCAGGGCCAAGGTGGGCAACGGAAAGAACCATAGTCGGGGGGTCGGGAAAAGGGTCGGGGGAGGGACGAGCTGACAGACGGGCTTACAAACAAGCTGAACAACGGGCTGAACAACGGGCTGAACAACGGGCTGACCGACGAGCCTACAACAGGGGCAATTGCTGGGATCGGCAGGGGGCAAAGGAGCGGCGGTGGCAAGGGGAAACCCCCAGGCGCTGTAGGGCCGATCGGTGTTGGGCCGTACCATAGCCCTTGTGTTGGGCTATGCCATAGCCGGGATAACGACTATCCAGGCGCACCATTAGATCATCCCGCCACACCTTGGCCACCACACTGGCGGCAGCAATGGCAAGGCAGTGGCGATCGCCCTGGATAATCGCCCGCTGCGGGAGGCTTAACCCCGGAATCAACTGGTTACCATCAATCCAACACCACTGGGGCACCGGTTGCAACTTGGCAATGGCCCGGTGCATGGCCAAAAGGGAGGCTTGGAGAATATTAAGGCGATCGATTTCCGCCACGGAAGCCAACCCCAATTGACAATCCCAGGCCACAGATCGGATATGGCCCACCAGACCCTGCCGTTGGCGGGGGGACAATTGCTTACTATCCCGCAAGCCAGCCCCCTGCAAGTCCCGGTTCTCCCCAGGGGGCAGAATCACCGCTGCGGCCACCACCGGCCCACACAGCGCCCCCCGCCCCACCTCATCCACCCCCGCCACCCCTAGGCCGCGATCGACGGCAAACCCTAGGGGATCGGGGGGAATGTGGCGGTGAGGAGATCCGGGCTGCTTCCTAATCCCCATCCCCAGAGGTAGCCGAAGAGCGGCGACGACGACGACGGTTTTCCGCTTGGGGCTTGGGTTTCGGTAAACTACTCTCCTTGGGCACAGGGGTCTCTTTCAGGGAACCACTGTCCGTTAGGGAACCACTACCCCGAGGCTCCACTCGCGGCAGGATCAGGGGAGCGCTGGTGGGAGTGCCCACAGGCAAGGGGTTCAGGGCCGCCGTAATTTTAGGAATGGACGGTTGTTGGGTCGGTCGTGGGGTCGATCGGGACGGGACTTCCGCTGCCCGTGGCTCCGGGGCTGACCACGCACCCGCCATCATCGCCGCCGCCACCGTGGGAGACAGGCTAGGAGGCTCAGATCCGGTCTCAGAACCCTGGGATGGCTCACTGGGATAGCGGGGGTCAAAGGTGTCCGACGGCAGATCTGTGGCCCCTGGATCCACCTCGTTGGGGGACTTAATCTGAATCACCACATTCCGGGGATTGTCCACGGACTGACCCGATAGAACCAAGGGCGAAATTCCCATCCAGGAATAAACCTCCTGCTCTGGTTCGGTCATGGCCACGGTGATCACTTCCGGAGGCTTACCCGGCACCCGTCCCCCCCGGCGGGCACCAAAACGGGGAGTCTCATTGGCACTGCCATACTCAGGGCGCAGGGGACGACGACTCTCGGAGCCATTGCCCAAAATCGGTGGGGCGATGGGAGCCGGCAGGTCTGGGGTAGTATCCAACGTCAGGGTGGAGCTACTGTCCCCATCCCCCTCGGTTCCCTCATTACCATTGCGTCGCCGCCGCCGCCGACTGCCCCCATCGCCATAATCCCCATCAGGGGTCTCAGACAGATCACGGCTCTCCCGACTGTCTGGCTCCGCCACCACGCGGCGCTCTGGCCACGAGGGCTTGGGTGGCTCAGGGGCAACATCGGGGAGCACCGGTGTGCGGGAGGGGACATCGGGCAGTGTCGTCCGGGGGCGCACCTCAATCTCAGCGCTGAGATCCAGCTCTGGATCCCCCGGCAGGTGGATCGTGTGGCCGAGTCCCCCGCAGGTGGGGCAATGGCGACCAAAGATCTCGTAAATATTTTGGCCTTGGCGTTTGCGGGTCAGCTCCACCAGGCCCAACTCCGACAATTGGGCAATTTGGGGGCGGGCCTTATCGGCCTTGAGGGCTTCCTCAAAATGCTTCAGCACCTGCAACTGATCGCGGCGGGCATCCATATCAATGAAGTCCACCACGATCACCCCGGCCAAATTCCGCAAGCGCAATTGCCGTGCAATTTCCGTAGCCGCCTCAAAGTTGGTCCACAATACGGTTTCGCGGGCCGTGGACGATCGGGTAAACGATCCCGAGTTCACATCCACCACCGTCAAGGCTTCCGTCGGCTCAATGATAATGTAGCCCCCCGATGGCAAATCAACGCGGGGCTTGAGGGCTTCGCGAATGGCCGCATTGACCCGGAAATACTCCATGATTGAGGTGCGTTCCCGGTGCTGATCAATGAGCAAACCCAGGGGAATCCGCCCTGAACCCCAGTTCATCAAATGCTGTTTAACCCGCTTCAGACCGGCGACGGAGTCCACGACAATGCGATTGACATCGGCATTATAAACATCCCGCAAAACCCGCTGGATAAAGTCGTCATCCCGGTTCATCAAGGCAGGGGCGCGGGTGTTGACCTGTTCCTGCTGCACCGTTTCCCACTGGCCTTGGAGGAATTCCAAATCCTCAATAATGGCTTCTTCCGCTACCCCTTCCGCTTCGGTGCGCACCAATAGCCCCATCCCGGCGGGCTTGACTAAAATGGCTAAGGCCCGCAGGCGACTGCGTTCATTTTCGCTGGAAATCCGCCGGGATAGATTCACCCCCCGCCGGAATGGCATTAAGACCAAGTAACGACCGGGCAAGGTGATATTACCCGTTAACCGAGGACCCTTATTGCCCGTCGGTTCCTTCATCACCTGCACCAACACTTGCTGCTGCGGCTCTAGGAGATCGGTGATGGCTCCGGCACTACGGCGCAAGCGCAGAGGTCCCAGGTCACTGACATGAATGAAACCGTTGCGATCGCTATCCCCAATATTGACAAAGGCAGCATCAATACCCGGTAAAACATTCTCCACAACCCCCAAGTAAATATCCCCAATCTGATGGGTTCCTTGGGCAACAACCAACTCTTCGATTTGGTCTTCAGCAAAAACGGCGGCAATACGCTGTTGCTCGGCGATAATAATTTGTTTTGGCATTCAAGTTCCTCAAATTGCTGTAGCGCTGAGGGGAGACTGTTGGGTATCAACTTAAGCCGGGATAGTGAGGCACGGAGCGCCCCACTGTCCCGTTAATCTTGTCCCGCTTTAAGCGGTAGCCCAGACTGTTGACATTCTGAGATTTCCTGCGACCTCATCCCTCGACGGTTTTAAAAGACGGTGGTGGACGTTAGAGACACAGACAGATACAGCACTCCTAAATCAGTTGTAAGGATCTCGATAGCTGAAACCCTTGGTGTGGTGTGCCCCCTCCGGGGGCACACCACACGACCCATTTAGGACTGCTGTAGTGGTGTTGAGGTAGTGAAAAGACAGGCTGTAAGCCTTGTCGTACCGTTACGACTTCACTCCATTGGGATCACTACCCACAAACACAATAGAGACACAAGCAAAATCAAGACCCGTTGGCCCGACAACCGGGTTCCTCGATGGGGAGACGGCGCAGCCGCCCCCTACAACCCTGATTCTCCCGTTGGCACCGGGCCAACACTGGGAATTATTCAAGGTGGCCAACCCCTTAAGATCGGGGGAACTGATCCAACCACGGGCCGACCCTCCCTACGACGCGGAGCAGCATGGGGGGTTGCGGAATCATCCCGACAGTGAGGAGAGACTTCCGCCATGGGGCAGGTTTCCCTGGATTTTCGGACAGATTTATTGTTTTACCCACGAATCTGAGGCAGATAATTCCGAGGCACACCTAACCCCAGGACGGGGAGAGGCATCGGCTGCCACTGACGTTAACCTGGTTTGGGCCAGGGGCTGAAGCCCTTGGGTCTCACCAGAGGCGAAAAACTGAGGGGGTGGGGCTGTAGTCCTAAGCCACGGTGGCTTTAGCCCAGGGGACTTCCTCCCCGATCGGGGAACCCTGAACTCAGGGGACACCCCAGCCCCAGCCTCCTCCAAAACCGCACTCTGGAACTTAGCCCCGATGGCTCCCATAACGGCACCAGACCGTTTGTGATATGGCTTTAACCAACCATGCCAGCTATTTCAGCCATTATTGCTCAGTTAAGGGCAGCGGTAGGGTTTGGCCTGACAGTCGCCTTAAACCAGGGGGCTTAAGACCTGTGATTCACACCGCCTTAGGTGAACCCAAGGCTAGATAGACCAAACCAGACCCTGGGCTAGTTGTTAACGGAACGGACAACCATTCAAAGACTAGGAGGGCGGGGCTAAGACAACATAAGACAACAGTAGAAGTAGACCGCCTGAAACCAGTTCGAGAAGCCGCTGCCAGATGCAGAGGCACATCAGCCAAGGGGGAACACCCTTCCAGTCGGGGGTTGCTAGCCTCAGGGAAGGGGTGTCCTGATGGAGTCTGACAAAGGTCGTGCTAGGGAGGTTGCGATCGGGGCAAATTTCCCGTTACCTAGGGCCACTCCAGATCCCATGACACCTTGCATACCTGGCTACTCTCCCCATCCCATCCTTGGAATTTCTAACCGAGGCTTATCTTCACGCCACAGCCTTAATCGCACGGATTTGAGCAAGATATCCCGTTACCTTTGGTTATCGGCATACGGGCAGGATTGGAGGGCGATCGCCCTTAACCCAGAACCGAGTTACCCTGATGCCACCCCAGGGACGGGAAGCACAGGCCGAGGGTTGCGATCGTCTCCAATGACAGGGTTCTATCATTGCCCTTGGCTTAGAACGATCGCCCTTGGCCTAGAACGGTCGCCCTTAGCCCAGACTGGACGACCCCAGGCATTACTGCTAGCCAAACCATCTCTAATCTTTGAACCTGGCCCACAGCTTAATATACCTCAAAGCTAAGCATCTACTCGTCCTTTGGGGGGAAGAAAGCTGCGATCGACGGCGGCAACCCGCCAGGGGCGACATCCATGGGGCTAGCCGCGACCCCCAACAGAGGCGATCGGGCTGCCCCGACACCCCCCACCCCAGCCCCCAGGACAACCTGGTGATGACCGAGTTATAACCGGGTCCAACTGGCTTCGATGGTCTCCAGCACTTGATCTAAGGGGACCCCGCTGAGGTAGTCCACCACCCCGCTGGCGAAGGTGCGGTTGACGGCACGGGGCATCAGATCCGAGCCATCATAGCGCAGGGTATCAGCAGACCCTAGAATCTCAATGTCCCGTTGGCTGAGACGATCGCCATAGGCATCAAGGCCCAGGGTCTGGTAGGGCGAGAGGTGCCCCCCAAAGGTCGCCCAAATGGCCTGGGATTCTGGGGTCAGCAAATAGGCCAAAAAAGCCTGCCCAGCTTTGGAGTCTTGGAGCATTCCCACCAAGAGATCCCCCACCACCAAGGGCCGACCATAGGCTGGATCGAGGGCGGGGAAGGGGAAAATATCCACGGTTTCATCGGCCTGAACCCCTGGGGGGAAGAAGGCGGAAATGAAGCTGGCCTGCTGGTGCAGATAGCAACCGGGGGGATCGCTAAATAGGGGCAGGGGCGCATCTTGAAACGACAGGCTCAAGGCTCCCGTAGACCCTCCTAGGGTTTGCCGGGGATCCTGGGCAATGCGGCCAAACTGTTCAAAGGCTGCTTTGACCGCCGGATGGGTAAAGGGGATTTGATGGCTGGTCCACTGATCGTAGATTTCCGGTCCACCGGTGCGCAGTAGCAAGGTTTCGATCCAATCGGTGCCCACCCAGCCGGTGGAATCGCCACTGTCTAGGCCCAGACACCAGGGCACCCCCCCATCGGCGATGATGCGATCGCGCAGCGTTTCCCATTGCTCCCAGGTTTCGGGCACGGCATAACCCTTGGCGGCAAAGACCTGGGGACGATACCACACCAGACTTTTGAGATAGGTGCGCAGGGAAAAGCCATAGAGGCGATCGCCGACGGTACCCAAGGCCAAGAGATCTGGTGCAAAGGTGTCTGCTAGGGTGGGGCGATCGAGGAAGGTATCTAGGGGCACAAGTTGGCCACGATCGACAAAATCCCGTAACAGGCCCAGTTGGGGAAACAGAGCAAAGTCAGGGGGATCCCCGGCTTCCACCCGCACCGGCAACACCGTATCAAAGGCATCAGTGCCTTCATAAACCACAGCAATACCCGTGGCTGCGGTAAACGGGGCAAACACCGCCGCCAATTCCGTTTCCCCGCTACCGGTGAGGGTCCCTAGAACCGTCAGGGTGGGGGACGCAGCCGCCTTGGATCCAGCGCTAGGCTCACCACCACAGGCCACCAACAGCACCAGGGTCAGGGTCCACCCCAGGAGTCTCCACCACTGCTTCATGATCTGATTTGACACAAGGGCACCTCGATTAATCGGTTTTCAGGCTACAGCAGTCCAAAATGGGTCATTTGGTGTGCGCCCTCCGAGCGGACACCACACCAAGGGTTTCAGCTATCGAGATCCTTACAACTGATTCAGGATTGCTGTAGGGCACCTCAAAAAATCCAAATTTTCGCTCCGTGACTCAGGTAAGAATCAGGGTTGTGGCGGGCGGCTAAGCCGCCCAACCCAATTAACCGAGGTGCCCTGTATCAACTCCCCCAATTGACGTGCCATACCGAGTAATCGTGCAGTAACCTATAATTTTTAGACTTCTTATCTACTGCTTCTAACTCAGACAATGGAATAACAAACTGTTTCTTGTCTGACACTCTGGCCACAGGAACTGAAATATCCCTACCATGCTCAACCTTTGCATTGCCTAGGCTGTGTAATTTGTATTCTTCTTGGTATGAACCCCATTTTTCTTTTGATTTTTCATAGTCCTTTGGGTTTCCATAACCAAATTCATATCGTTCTTCCCAACTGAAATATCCCATACTTTCAATGCCAGTTAGGATGCAAGGGCAAATTAATTTCGGCTTAAGCCATCGCAAGTAATGCTCAAGACTTTCTTCACTAACCCTTGGAATTTCAGCCAGCTTAAAAACAGACTTAATTCTGGCAGTCCCCGTATCATAGTTACCCATAATTCACGTCAAACAAGTTACAGCAACCCTAAATCAGTTGTAAGGATCTCGAAGGCTGAAACCCTTGGTGTGGTGTGCCCCCTCCGGGGGCACACCACACGACCCATTTAGGACTGCTGTATGTGGACAATGTAAGTCTAACGGTCTGAGGCTCACCGGACAACAGTTCGCTTTGCAGCACCACCGATGCTTTGCAGCACAACCGATAGAGTAATGATCCCTTGCAAGTAACGAGGTTTAAGGGTTTCAGGAGATCTGCCAGTCAACCAGCTAACGATGTTCTGTGTTGAGGACTTGTTCTAGACGGCGACTGCCCAAGGACATGGCATAGCAAAAGGCCCAATAGAGCAGGCCAATGAAACAATAAACCTCCGCACTGCGCCCCACAAACTCTGGGTTGGCCATCACCGATCGACTGAGTCCGAGCAATTCCAACAGACCGACAATGGATAACAGGGTTGTGTCTTGGAACAGGCTAATAAACTGACCGACAATGGAGGGAATCGAGACCTTGAGGGCTTGGGGCAACACCACCAAGCCAACGGTTAAGGGCGTACTTAAGCCCAAGGCATTGGCCGCTTCCACTTGGCCACGGGGGATGGCCTGGAGACCGCCTCGAATATTTTCCGCCATATAGGCCGCACTGAACAGGGTCAAGCCGACAATGGCTCGCAGCACGCGATCGGGCCGCATCCCCTCCGGCAAAAACAGGGGAATCATCACCTGCCCCATGAACAGAATCGAAATGAGGGGCACCCCTCGAATCACTTCAATGTGAAACGTAGACAACCAACGAATGGCAGGCAGTTCACTTTGGCGACCCAGGGCCAACAGCACTCCCAGGGGAAAACAGAGCAAAATGCTGACCAGGGCTAAGAAGACCGTCAACAGCAGCCCACTCCAGTCACCGGTGGAGACTACCGCGAGGCCAAATCCGCCGCGAATCAGCCACAGCCCCACAAAAAAGGCAGCAGACCAGGCCACGGGTAAAACTCGGTTGAGGCTGACCTGGGGCAGAAGCCGATCCCACAGGTATCCCCCCCAGGCTCCAGCGATCACCAGGATTAAAAGACCCAGCATGACACCCCGATACAACCAAGAGGTGGGGGTTAAGACGGTAATGAGGGCCGCGATCGCCAGCCCCGACAACACGGGCAGAGTAAGCAGACGGGGCGATCGGCGGCTCAACCAGCCCCAGCTTAGGCCAGCCAAGGCACTAATGAGGGCCAGCACCAACCACAGTCGCCACGACTGATCCGAGGGAAACCGCCCCCCCATCAGCAGGGGCAAGTTGGCCGGAATCACAGCCCATTGGGCTTCTGCGGTGGCCCATAGCCAAAACCCTCGGCCACTTTGCACCAATATCCAACCCACGATCAGCGTCAACAGGCTGCTAAACCAGTTACTAAACAGGTTGGTGCGACACCAGACAAGGGGGTTCTCCCGCTGCAACAGGGGAGGACGGCTAGGGGTGGTGGAAACCGAAGTCATGGCAGTAAGGGCATAGGGGGTGTATCAACTTAAGCCGGGACGGTGGGAAGCAGAACGATGGGACGGTCTAGGGACGGCGGCGGCTGAATGCCAGCCCATCTCAAGGATGGGGAAAACGCCAACGCTATCTCGCCAGCAACGGGTGGATCTCTGCTGGGCTAGCGCTCCCTGAGTTGTACCCAGCGATTGAACCCATTCATCACCAGGGAAATGCTGAGATTAATGATGAGATAGGTAGCCATCAGCACAATGAACACCTCCAGGGGTCGCCCAGTTTGGTTCAGGGTTGTGCTGGATACCGAGAATAGGTCCGGATAGCCGATGGCCAGGGCTAAGCTGGAATTTTTGGCCAGATTCATATACTGGCTGTTCAGGGGGGGAATAATGACCCGCAGTGCCTGGGGCAACACCACCAGCCGCATGACTAAGCCTTGCTGAAGGCCGAGGGATCGGGCCGCTTCCCATTGGCCATTGGAGACCGACTGCACCCCCCCCCGCACAATTTCAGCGATAAAGGCAGCGGTATAAACCACTAGACCCACCAAAACCCCTGCATACTCCACGGACAATTGCAATCCGCCCGTGCTGCGGCCAGAGGGGTCTAGGGTGGGGAAGTCCCATTGAAAGGCCACCGTCACCATCAGAACCATGGCCACCCACAACAGGACGAAAATGCCCAATTGAGTCTGGGCCGGACTGCCCTGCTCCACCATTAAATAGGTGCGCCAGCGCCAGACCACTAGGCTCACCACCAGGGTAATGGCTAGCAATCCTAACCACAGATAAAAACCGCGATCGAGGATGGGCCAGGGCAACTGTATTGCCGCCCGACTCATGAAGATAGACCCAGGCAGTTGCAGCGGTTCGCGGGGGCGGGGCAAACTCAGAAAAACAACAAAATACCAAAACAGCAATTGCAACAAGAGGGGTGTATTGCGAATCACTTCCACATAGACTTGGCTCAATTTCCGCACCAGCCAGTTTTGGGAAAAACTGGCAATGCCCACCACGGTGCCCACCACGCTGGTGGCCACTAGTCCCAAAATAATAATTTTAAATGTGTTTAAAACTCCGGCGACGATCGCCCGACCATAGGGATCCGTGGCACTGTAATCAATTAGGGTTTCGCCAATGCTGAACCCTGCGGGACTCTTGAGAAAACTGAAGGAGAAGACAAGTCCAGTGCGGCGTAAATTGAGATTAAAGTTATGAAATAGTAGGGCGTAACCCCCAAACACCAGGGCTAGCACAACCCCTTGAAAAATTATTTTCCAAACGCGATCGTCCCGCCACAGGGGCGTTGTCTGGGATTCGTTAGCAGTCATGGGCTAAAGGGCCGCTAAATAGTGTTGGGAAGAGTCATGGGGAAAATCGCCGAAGGCTATCAACATTAAGCCGGGATAGTGGAGTACTGAACACCCCACTGTCCCGTTAATTTCGTCCCGCTGTACAGCAACCCTAAATCAGTTGCAAGGATCTCGACGACTGAAACCCTTTGGGTGGTGTGCGCCTGGAGGGCGCACACCAAACGACCTATTTAGGATGGCTGTAGGCGGAAAACCCTTTAGCGGAAAGGAGGAGAATACATTAATCCACCGTCATTCCAGAGCTTATTCAAACCGCGAGGAATACCATCGCCAATGCTACGGTCATACATCTCACCGTAGTTGCCCACCGCTTTAACGGCATTGAGCATAAAGTCATTTTCAAGGCCCAATTGGGTACCAAAATCCCCTTCAGCCCCCAAGAAAGCCTTGATATCTTTACTATCAGTGCTGCTGGCAATTTGATCAACATTGGCTTGGGTAATGCCAAATTCCTCAGCTTGGAACAAGCCAAAGGTCACCCATTTCACCACATCAAACCACTGGGAATCATTATTCATAGTGACAGGTCCCAGGGGTTCCTTAGACATCGACACATCTAAGAGAATATGGTCTTCAGGGGTGGGGAACTGAGTACGACGGGCGAACAGTTGAGACTTATCCGAGGTGAAACCATCGCAACGTTCTTCCAGATAGGCTTGCACCGCTTCGGTTCCATCTTGGAACTTAACATCGGTGTAGGTTACACCCAA
This window contains:
- a CDS encoding glycosyltransferase family 39 protein — protein: MAPLPWTHTPEGSVPPPQGSPVHRRRLLGGLGLWTLLLWTLLGAVLRFWNLGLKPPWADEWSTLLFSLGQGYQGIPVDTLMDLDTLLQPLRYPGLWTPGSVVARLLAESNHPPLYFLLTQQWLHLWPASDGWVSLVGGRALSALLGVVAIPLSFGVAHSLGRSSPHRLTLAHLSAALMAVSPFGVYLAQEARHYTLSVIWILLLLWFVGRGVRSIQTHVPLSLSQILAWIVLNGLGLATHFFYGLALAAAAVALGRVWWMSRSQARSRSWQRLYGVAAATGITASIGLKLWQGLATRLPSTPSDSGLTQWLARSSWTEASGLGQQVLWVLEPVGRLLAWLITMVMGAPLEADLPWGWQGGAIALMLLGITYLAFTLGFARSHPDRGSQVATLPQSPAIRSAAPESLDAGPLDSGSLDSGSLDSGSLDAGSLDSGSLDAGSLDSGPLDAGSLDAGPLDSGPLDSGSLNSGPLDPKFVAPRFLNPQGLVPGSLPAFTVPAFTVPSLLISQILASASLFLLLVYGGGLDLTLAPRYQFVVLPAVLLAVAWGLAPGWDRGGAGLLKGSLKLQGQRWGVVLILALGLLGSGSVVHNGLYQKTEQADVMVQRLIQAWQGDWPGDWGQAPVAMVFLHHTTGETGQLLSLGWQLHQAYDAVPRLDSSPLPPQPPQFFLAHWDHDREEGTQALHRFLAQAPRPLSLWVLNFSAARQDVEPLGCHYSTEDHPEAPGYWSRLYHCTDRPPVAP
- the pheA gene encoding prephenate dehydratase, with the protein product MVLSVAHLGPAGTYTEWAATRCAEWLSQQFSQSCVLQPHTSIARTLQGVADHGADFAVVPVENSIEGSVTVTLDMLWQLDQLQIQRTLILPIAHALISYAPTLDQVTEICSHPQALAQCQVWTETHVPQANCLALDSTTAALSSLAQHPQRGVIASHRAADLYHLPVLAYPINDYPDNCTRFWVVSLDPSTQGTHTSLAFSLHSNAPGALLWPLQILADRHINLSRIESRPTKRSLGDYHFFLDLEGDLDQAPVQTAVQALGEATKVLKVFGSYAVI
- a CDS encoding calcium-binding protein, which encodes MGNYDTGTARIKSVFKLAEIPRVSEESLEHYLRWLKPKLICPCILTGIESMGYFSWEERYEFGYGNPKDYEKSKEKWGSYQEEYKLHSLGNAKVEHGRDISVPVARVSDKKQFVIPLSELEAVDKKSKNYRLLHDYSVWHVNWGS
- a CDS encoding Rne/Rng family ribonuclease, which gives rise to MPKQIIIAEQQRIAAVFAEDQIEELVVAQGTHQIGDIYLGVVENVLPGIDAAFVNIGDSDRNGFIHVSDLGPLRLRRSAGAITDLLEPQQQVLVQVMKEPTGNKGPRLTGNITLPGRYLVLMPFRRGVNLSRRISSENERSRLRALAILVKPAGMGLLVRTEAEGVAEEAIIEDLEFLQGQWETVQQEQVNTRAPALMNRDDDFIQRVLRDVYNADVNRIVVDSVAGLKRVKQHLMNWGSGRIPLGLLIDQHRERTSIMEYFRVNAAIREALKPRVDLPSGGYIIIEPTEALTVVDVNSGSFTRSSTARETVLWTNFEAATEIARQLRLRNLAGVIVVDFIDMDARRDQLQVLKHFEEALKADKARPQIAQLSELGLVELTRKRQGQNIYEIFGRHCPTCGGLGHTIHLPGDPELDLSAEIEVRPRTTLPDVPSRTPVLPDVAPEPPKPSWPERRVVAEPDSRESRDLSETPDGDYGDGGSRRRRRRNGNEGTEGDGDSSSTLTLDTTPDLPAPIAPPILGNGSESRRPLRPEYGSANETPRFGARRGGRVPGKPPEVITVAMTEPEQEVYSWMGISPLVLSGQSVDNPRNVVIQIKSPNEVDPGATDLPSDTFDPRYPSEPSQGSETGSEPPSLSPTVAAAMMAGAWSAPEPRAAEVPSRSTPRPTQQPSIPKITAALNPLPVGTPTSAPLILPRVEPRGSGSLTDSGSLKETPVPKESSLPKPKPQAENRRRRRRSSATSGDGD
- a CDS encoding ribonuclease HII, whose protein sequence is MGIRKQPGSPHRHIPPDPLGFAVDRGLGVAGVDEVGRGALCGPVVAAAVILPPGENRDLQGAGLRDSKQLSPRQRQGLVGHIRSVAWDCQLGLASVAEIDRLNILQASLLAMHRAIAKLQPVPQWCWIDGNQLIPGLSLPQRAIIQGDRHCLAIAAASVVAKVWRDDLMVRLDSRYPGYGIAQHKGYGTAQHRSALQRLGVSPCHRRSFAPCRSQQLPLL
- a CDS encoding ABC transporter substrate-binding protein, coding for MKQWWRLLGWTLTLVLLVACGGEPSAGSKAAASPTLTVLGTLTGSGETELAAVFAPFTAATGIAVVYEGTDAFDTVLPVRVEAGDPPDFALFPQLGLLRDFVDRGQLVPLDTFLDRPTLADTFAPDLLALGTVGDRLYGFSLRTYLKSLVWYRPQVFAAKGYAVPETWEQWETLRDRIIADGGVPWCLGLDSGDSTGWVGTDWIETLLLRTGGPEIYDQWTSHQIPFTHPAVKAAFEQFGRIAQDPRQTLGGSTGALSLSFQDAPLPLFSDPPGCYLHQQASFISAFFPPGVQADETVDIFPFPALDPAYGRPLVVGDLLVGMLQDSKAGQAFLAYLLTPESQAIWATFGGHLSPYQTLGLDAYGDRLSQRDIEILGSADTLRYDGSDLMPRAVNRTFASGVVDYLSGVPLDQVLETIEASWTRL